Within Flagellimonas maritima, the genomic segment CAAAATCTCCTTTATAAAAACTGGTCTGGGCCACCTTAAAACGTGCGTCTTGGCCAAGGACATCATTTTTTAGACTTTTTTGAACCTGGGTAAAGTAGATAAGTGCTTGATTGAACTTTTGATCGTAAACCAAAATATCCCCCAAAGCCAATTTTACATAGGCCACGCCCATTCGTCCCAAAGGGAGCACTAAACACTCTTTGAGCATTGCAATTGCAGGTTTTGGATTTTCCTTTTTAAACGTTAGAAAATTTCCGTAAGCTATTTGTAGCTGCAAAGAGCGACTTTGTACTCCGTATTCCGTGACCAAAGCTTGAAACTTCTTTTCTACGCTTTCCAGCTTTTTTCTATCTGTTCCTTCAAGTTCAATGTCTATTAAGTGGAGTTGTGCATTTAATTTGGCAACAGGGTTATTGCTATTTTCCACAATATATTCAAATATAGGTATTGCGGAGGTGTAATTTTTTTCCTCCAGTACAATTTGGCCCAAGTTCTCCAATCTATCGAGGGAGCTTTCTCCAGTGCGCTTATATATTGCCTTTTCTTGGTTAAAAGCACTATTGTACTGTTTTTGTTGGATAAAGAGCCAACTCAATAACTCATTCCAAAGAACGTCTGGATCTTTTTGCGCTTTTTTAAGCAGTACTTTTTTCAATAAAACATTATTAGTGTTTGCAGGATCTTCTGAGATAAAGTCATCAATATTCCTTAATACATTAGATCGTGAGGTCCTACCTTCATAGATTAAATTTAAATAGGAACTGTACATTTTTTCAACATCCCCTTTCTCACCATAAATTCGTGCCAATTGAAAATCATAGTTTAAGTCAGGCTTTAGTTCCATGGCTTTGTTATAGGCCTGTATGGCATAATCGAGCAGCGCATACTTTTGAAAACGATATCCTACACTGTATCCAAAATTTGGATTCTCATTTATTTTCTGTATTGCTTGCTCGTAAAATCCCAAGGCTTTTTCGGGCTGGTCCTGTAATGTGTAGTTATAGCCCAGTTCTATAAAAAATGTTGGGAAGGCGTAGGGATCCTCAATTTTTTTTAGCAGAAATGTTTCGGCATCGGTATACCGCTCCAATTGTTGGTAACTTGCTATAAGACCTTCCGCATAATCCGTTCGCCTTGGGCTTTTAGCCACTAATTTTTCATAAAAAACCAAGGCTTTTTCATACTCTCCATCATTGAAATACTGCTTGGCCAGGAAATCCTCTTGCGCGCACGTAAAAGTTTGAAATAGGCTATATGTAATAAGAAATAGAAAGTATCGCAACGCAATCTTTATTTCAAATATAACGTAGAAAAACACGGAATCCTGTTAAGTGAATCCAAATAAATAGTCAGAAGGTTCAGTTGATTATTGAAAAACCGCAATAGGGAACCAATATTTCCGGTATTTTAATGCCCTCTTTAGTTTGATAGTTTTCCAAGATTCCCGCTAAAACACGGGGCAGTGCCAAAGAACTGCCATTTAATGTATGGGCCAATTGACTCTTACCGTCCTCGTCTTTGTATCGAAGTTTTAATCGGTTTGCTTGAAAGGCTTCAAAATTTGATACGGAACTTATTTCGAGCCACCTATCCTGCGCAGTGGAAAAAACTTCAAAATCAAACGTCAGTGCCGCTGTGAAACCTAGATCACCGCCGCATAGGCGTAATATTCGGTAAGGTAATTTCAATTCCCTAAGAATATTTTTTACATGTTCCGTCATTTCATCCAAAGCTTGGTATGAGTTTTCGGGGCGTTCAATTCGTACCAATTCCACTTTGTCAAATTGGTGCAGTCTGTTCAAGCCACGAACGTGGGCACCATAGCTTCCGGCCTCTCTTCTAAAGCAAGGAGTATATCCCGTATATTTTATGGGAAAACTTTCTTGGGAAACAATATCGTTTCTGTGCAGATTGGTAATAGGAACCTCGGCGGTTGGAATTAGGTAGAGGTCATCATTCTGTACATGATACATTTGTCCCTCTTTGTCGGGCAATTGTCCAGTTCCGTAACCAGAAGCTTCGTTGACCATAAGTGGGAGTTGTACCTCCGTGTACCCAGCTTCAGTATTTTTATCCAAAAAGTAGGAAATGAGCGCACGCTGCAATCGGGCCCCTTTTCCTTTATAAATGGGGAAACCCGCTCCCGTAACCTTTACGCCAAGCTCAAAATCTATAATATCATATTTTTTTGCCAATTCCCAGTGGGGCAATGCATCTTCATTTAGCTTTGGAATATCTCCTTCCTTAAAAATTTCCACATTGTCGTCATCGGAATTTCCAGCAGGAACGGATTCATGAGGTATGTTGGGAATTTGGTACAACAATTCTTGAAGTTTAGCAGCAGTAGTATTGAGCAGTTCGCCCAATTGTTTTGAAGCTTCTTTAAGATCGGTAGTTTGTTCTTTCAGTAGAGTTGCTTCTTTTGCTTTACCGGTTTTAAAAAGTACTCCAATTTCTTTGGACAGCTTATTGGATTTTGCCAAAGTAGCGTCAAGTTCTGTTTGAATGGCGCGTCTTTTCTCATCTAAATCAATAATTGCCGATAGCAATGGCTCTGCATCGATATTTCGCTTTTTTAAAGCATTCACTATAATGCTTTTGTCCTCCCTGATTTTATGTAATTGAAGCATGACTTGTTTTGAGCGGCAAATTTAAGTCAATCCAAGCGAGTTGACCAATATTTAATCTTTTTGTGAGGGTCTTATCCATTCGTTATGTGAAAAATGTTTCCACGGTACGTTGGCCAAGTCTACCTTGGGATCAACGAACTCATGGTATTTTCCATTATTGATCTTGACCTTTCCTTCAAGAAAAACTTGAATCTCCTCATCTTTTTCGGCATACTCTTTTTTAAGATATTGAGCAAATTGCCATGTAAAATCCGGATAGCAAGCTACTTTTCTTTTTTGTTTTTTAGTGAGGTAATCATCTAGCTTTACATAGTTTTCTTCCCCTGTTTTTTTGCTGACAATTTTAAAACGTGCCGTACCGGAACGGCTTCTTAGCATCATTCGCCAACTCAAGCGATGGCCCTCCTCTGTCCAAAGCACGTCATCTGGAATAGTGTAATGTCTGAGCGGAAGTAAGAATTGTATAGTAAAATATAATCCCAAAATTGCCAAAATCCATTTACTGTTTTTTGGAACATGTATGGTATTGTCCACAATTACAGTCTTTTTTTTCAGAAAAATATTCCTAATGGTCTGCGGAGGGAAAAAGAATAAAATAAAAGCCAATGACAAGTATGGGAAAATACCTATTTGAAATACAATACTATTGAACAGGTGAAAGAATATTGAAAATATAAAGGCTATCTTACGAGTTGGTTTCCAAAGTAACGCGGGAACAATGAGCAAATCGAACAAAATTCCAAATACGGCTATAATTTTGTGAACCCACTTTTCTTGCAATAAGTCGCCTACAAGAAAATAGTTCTGCTTGGATTTCATTAAGATTTCAATTATGCTGAAGTCCAGCCAATCTCCATACAGCTTTGCAACAGATGCATAGGTGTACACAATGAAAAGTTGCAGGATCACCATCCATCTAATCCAGTTGAACATTGTTGTCGAACGGAAATTTGGATTTTGTTTGGCATCCAAGGAAAAATCCCGATTTGCAGGAAGAAATGCCATTATAAACGCCAAGAGCATTAACAAATAGTAGTGGTTGTTGTACGATGTTTTTTGCATAAGATATACGCCTGTCCACATAACGGCAAAAGTGAAAGCGCTCAATCTGTATTTATAGCCCAAGGCAATCATTAACCCGAGCGTGCCCATTATGGCAAAATAAACGTACATCCAATCACCTGGTAAAGGCTGTAACCATTCAAAACCGATAAATGAAAAAGTAAATCGGGGCTCGACCAACGTTCTCCTTACCCAACCTGTGATAATTGCTCCATAACATTC encodes:
- a CDS encoding tetratricopeptide repeat protein produces the protein MRYFLFLITYSLFQTFTCAQEDFLAKQYFNDGEYEKALVFYEKLVAKSPRRTDYAEGLIASYQQLERYTDAETFLLKKIEDPYAFPTFFIELGYNYTLQDQPEKALGFYEQAIQKINENPNFGYSVGYRFQKYALLDYAIQAYNKAMELKPDLNYDFQLARIYGEKGDVEKMYSSYLNLIYEGRTSRSNVLRNIDDFISEDPANTNNVLLKKVLLKKAQKDPDVLWNELLSWLFIQQKQYNSAFNQEKAIYKRTGESSLDRLENLGQIVLEEKNYTSAIPIFEYIVENSNNPVAKLNAQLHLIDIELEGTDRKKLESVEKKFQALVTEYGVQSRSLQLQIAYGNFLTFKKENPKPAIAMLKECLVLPLGRMGVAYVKLALGDILVYDQKFNQALIYFTQVQKSLKNDVLGQDARFKVAQTSFYKGDFDWALTQLKVLRGSTSQLIANDAMQLSLLISDNSLEDSTQTALKKYARADLLAYQNKNREAIETLEDILENHKGEKIEDEALLKQGELLEAQKSYEAAEFNYKKIIAFYADGILADDAHFALGELYRNILGQPEKAKTQYEKIIYNYQDSYYFPKARKHFRMLRGDAIN
- the serS gene encoding serine--tRNA ligase, which produces MLQLHKIREDKSIIVNALKKRNIDAEPLLSAIIDLDEKRRAIQTELDATLAKSNKLSKEIGVLFKTGKAKEATLLKEQTTDLKEASKQLGELLNTTAAKLQELLYQIPNIPHESVPAGNSDDDNVEIFKEGDIPKLNEDALPHWELAKKYDIIDFELGVKVTGAGFPIYKGKGARLQRALISYFLDKNTEAGYTEVQLPLMVNEASGYGTGQLPDKEGQMYHVQNDDLYLIPTAEVPITNLHRNDIVSQESFPIKYTGYTPCFRREAGSYGAHVRGLNRLHQFDKVELVRIERPENSYQALDEMTEHVKNILRELKLPYRILRLCGGDLGFTAALTFDFEVFSTAQDRWLEISSVSNFEAFQANRLKLRYKDEDGKSQLAHTLNGSSLALPRVLAGILENYQTKEGIKIPEILVPYCGFSIIN
- a CDS encoding HTTM domain-containing protein — its product is MLNQFLFKKIDNAQLVVFRVFYGLLISAECYGAIITGWVRRTLVEPRFTFSFIGFEWLQPLPGDWMYVYFAIMGTLGLMIALGYKYRLSAFTFAVMWTGVYLMQKTSYNNHYYLLMLLAFIMAFLPANRDFSLDAKQNPNFRSTTMFNWIRWMVILQLFIVYTYASVAKLYGDWLDFSIIEILMKSKQNYFLVGDLLQEKWVHKIIAVFGILFDLLIVPALLWKPTRKIAFIFSIFFHLFNSIVFQIGIFPYLSLAFILFFFPPQTIRNIFLKKKTVIVDNTIHVPKNSKWILAILGLYFTIQFLLPLRHYTIPDDVLWTEEGHRLSWRMMLRSRSGTARFKIVSKKTGEENYVKLDDYLTKKQKRKVACYPDFTWQFAQYLKKEYAEKDEEIQVFLEGKVKINNGKYHEFVDPKVDLANVPWKHFSHNEWIRPSQKD